The Halorhodospira halophila SL1 genomic sequence GGCCGGCTCGTGTTTTCGCCCGGAACGGCGGGCGTCGGAATGCTGGACGTCGCGAGTCACAGCCGCCCCGCCACTGCCTCACCCATCTCACGAGTGCCCACCGGCCGGTTGCCGCCCTGCAGGTCCGGAGTGCGCAACCCCTCCTCGAGCACCGCCCCCACGGCGGCCTCGACCCGGTCCGCGGCCTCACCCGCGCCCAGGCTGTAGCGCAGCATCATGGCCACCGAGAGGATGGTGGCTAGCGGGTTCGCCTTGTCCTGCCCGGCAATATCCGGCGCCGAGCCGTGGACCGGCTCGTAGAGCCCCTTGCCGTGTTCATCGAGGGAGGCGGACGGGAGCATGCCGATGGAGCCGGTCAGCTGCGCGGCGCAATCCGAGAGGATGTCCCCGAACAGGTTCCCGGTGACCACCACATCGAACTGCTTCGGCGCACGCACCAGCTGCATGGCGGCGTTGTCCACGTACATGTGGCTGAGCTCGACACCCGGGTAGTCCGCCGCCACCCGCTCGACCACTTCGCGCCATAGCTCCGAGCTTTCCAGGACATTGGCCTTGTCCACCGAGCAGACCCGTCCCTGGCGCTGCTCGGCGGCGGCGAAGGCGAGACGGGCAATGCGCTCGATCTCCGACTCGCTATAGACCTCGGTGTTGAAGCCCTGACGCTCGCCACTGTCCAGGGTGCGGATCCCGCGGGGCTGGCCAAAGTAGATCCCGCCGGTGAGTTCGCGAACGATGAGGATATCCAGCCCCGCGACAACATCTTCCCGCAGCGCCGAGGCGCCGGCCAGCTGCGGATACAGGATGGCCGGGCGCAGATTGCCGAACAGACCCAGCTCCGAGCGGATCGCCAGAAGCCCCCGCTCCGGTCGGACGTCCCGTGGGAGCGCATCGTACTGCGGCCCGCCGACGGCCCCCAGCAGCACCGCATCCGCCTCCCGCGCCAGGCGCAGGGTCTCGTCGGGCAGGGGCTGGCCGGCGGCGTCGTAACCGGCGCCGCCAATGGGCGCCGTCTCCATCTCGCAGCCGACCCCGTAGCGCTTATTCAGCGCCTCGAGCACACGCCGGGCCTCCGCGGTGATCTCCGGGCCGATACCGTCCCCGGGGAGCAGCAGGATCTTCTGGGCCATCGTTACGCACTCACCATTCAGATTTCAGGTTTCCGGGTTCAGCGCTCAAGGAACAGCCAGGGGGCTTCCTGCAGGCGGCGCTGCTCATAGGCCTGGATGGCCTCGCTCTGCTCCTCCAGGGTCACGCCGATCTCATCGAGGCCTTCAAGCAGCATGCGCTTGCGGAACGGATCCACGTCGAAGCCGAAACGCTCGCCGCCCGGGGTGACGACCTGCTGCTCGAAGAGATCGATGGTCAGCTGGTAGCCCTCGGTGGCGTAGACCGCCTGAAACAGCTGCTCGACCACCTCCTCGCCCAGCACCACCGGCAGGAGGCCGTTCTTGAAGCAGTTGCTGTAGAAGATATCGGCGAAGCTCGGCGCCACGATGGCCCGGAAGCCGTAGTCCTTCAGGGCCCACGGGGCGTGCTCGCGGGAGGAGCCGCAGCCGAAATTGTCCCGGGCAAGCAGCACGCTGGCCCCCTGGTAGCGCGGCTGATTGAGGACGAAGTCCTCGTTGCGCGGCCGGTTCGTGCAGTCCATCCCCGGCTCGCCGCGATCAAGGTACCGCCACTCATCGAACAGGTAGGGGCCGAACCCCGTCCGCTTGACGGACTTGAGGAACTGCTTGGGGATGATGGCGTCCGTATCGACGTTGGAGCGATCCAGCGGCGCAACCAGACCGGTGTGTCGAGTGAAAGGTTCCATGGGCGTTTCCAGTCTTTTGAAAAAAGGGCCGGGAGACGCTCGGCGTCTACTCCCGGATATCCACGAAGTGACCATGGATGGCGGCAGCGGCCACCATCGCCGGGCTGGCCAGATGGGTGCGGCCGCCCTGGCCCTGGCGCCCCTCGAAGTTCCGGTTGGAGGTCGAGGCACAGCGCTCGCCGGGCTCCAGGCGGTCGGGGTTCATGCCCAGGCACATGGAGCACCCCGGTTCGCGCCACTCGAAGCCGGCATCGAGAAAGACCCGGTCGAGCCCCTCGCCTTCGGCCTGCTGCTTGACCACCCCGGAGCCGGGGACCACCAGCGCCTGGCGGATATTCTCAGCCACCCGACGGCCATGGACGACGGCGGCCGCCTCGCGCAGGTCCTCGATGCGGGCATTGGTGCAAGACCCGATGAAGATCTTGTCCATGGGGATATCGGTCAGTGGCGTCCCCGGCTCCAGGCCCATGTACTCCAGGGCCCGGCCCATCGCCCGGGCGCGCACCGCATCGCTCTCCTCCGCCGGGTCGGGGACGCGGCGATTCACCGAGGCGACCATCTCCGGCGACGTCCCCCAGGTCACCTGGGGCTCGATCTCGTCGGCGTGGAGTTCCACCACCCGGTCGAAGGCCGCATCCTCATCCGAGACCAGGTGGCGCCAACTGGCCACGGCCTGGTCCCACAGCGCGCCCTCGGGGGCATTCGGACGGCCCCGGACATACTCGATGGTGGTGTCATCCACAGCCACCATACCGGTACGCGCCCCGGCCTCGATGGACATGTTGCAGATGGTCATCCGCCCTTCCATGGAGAGGCTGCGTATGGCCTCGCCGCCGTACTCCAGTGCGTACCCCGTGCCGCCCGCAGTACCGATGCGACCGATGATCGCCAGGATGATGTCCTTGGCCGTGACCCCCCGCCCGAGCTGACCATCGATGCGGATGAGCATGGTGCGGGCCTTCTTCTGCACCAGGGTCTGCGTGGCCAGGACATGCTCCACCTCACTGGTGCCCACCCCGAAGGCCAGTGCGCCCAGGGCGCCGTGGGTCGAGGTGTGCGAGTCGCCACAGACCAGGGTCATCCCCGGCAGTGTCGTGCCCTGCTCAGGCCCGACGACGTGGACGATCCCTTGGCGCGGGTCGCGGATACCAAACTCGATCACCTGGAAGTCCTTGCAGTTGCGATCCAGCGTCTCGATCTGCACCCGCGAGACCGGATCCTCCACCGGCTGACTGCGGTCGGTGGTGGGGACGTTGTGATCGGTCACGGCAAGATTGGACGCCACGCGCCACGGCTGGCGACCGGCCAGGCGCAGACCCTCGAACGCCTGCGGCGAGGTCACCTCATGCAGGAGCTGACGATCGATGTAAAGCAGCGCCGATCCATCGTCGTACTCGGTGACAACGTGGCTATCCCAGAGTTTGTCGTAGAGGGTCTTCCCGGTCATTGGCCTGTTCTATCAATTGGCTTAGAAACATTCACTTGAACATTATATCGGACCGACCCCCCTCGGGGGAAATGCCCTCAGGCCCGCTGCCCGCGCAGGCTCCAGGCCGCCAGGATCGCCGCCAGGAAGGCCACCGCGCTGGCAGCCAGGAAGGTCTGCCCGCCGAAGAGATCCCAGGCCATGCCGGAGAGCAGCGACCCCAGCGCCACCCCGGCACCGAAGGTCAGACTGGAGTACAGCGCCTGCCCCCGACCCTGCGCGGCGCCGGTGAAGAACCGGTTGACCACATCGATCGCCACCGCGTGATAGATCCCGAAGCTGGCGGCATGGAAGGTCTGGCTCAGGGCCACGAGCCAGGCCGAATCCACCCACGCGGCGACCATCAGCCAGCGCAGGCCGCCCAGCGCTAGGGCCAGGGTCAGCAAGGTGCGGGCGCCAAAACGAGGCAGCAGCCGGTGCATAACCAGGAAGATGGCGATCTCAGCCACCACCCCCCAGGCCCACAGCGCGCCGATCAGCCCGCCGCTGTAGCCGTGATCCTCCAGGTAGATGCTGAAGAAGCCGTAGAACGGTCCGTGGCCCATCTGGTTGAGGAAACAGGCCAGAAAGAACCCGATCACCGCCGGCCGGCGCAAGGTCTCCCAGAAACCGTCCCCATCGGCGCGGTGCGTGGCACGCCCGGCCTCCGGCGCGATGAGGCTGGAAACCGCGAGCCCGCCGAAGATCAGCAGCACCACGTAGGGCAGTGCATCGAAACCGGCCCGATCGAGCATCTCGCCGATGCCCATCACCGACAGGATGAACCCCACCGACCCCCACAGCCGGATGCGGCTGTAGCGGTGCTCCTGCCCGCGCAGATGGTTGAACGTATTGGCTTCGTACTGGGGCAGTGCGGCGTTCCAGAAGAACCCGAACAGGGCCATGACCAGCGCCACCGCGCCGAAGGTCTCGGCGAGGAGGATCGCCGAGAAGGCCAGGAGCGCCACCACCGAGGCCGCGCGCACCACCGCCATGCGTCGATTAAGGCGGTCGGCCAGCACCCCCCAGACGTTCGGGGCGATGATCTTGGTGGCGTGGAGAATGGCCAGCAGTTGACCGATCTCCGCCGAGGAGAAGCCCTCGGCGCGCAGGTACGGCCCCCAGTAGGGCATCAGGGCCCCGAGGGCGGCAAAGAAGAAGAGGTAGAAGCCCGAGAGCCGCCAGTACGGCAACGCCGGTTGCGCCCCGCCCGGAGTCCCGCCGCTCAAGGGATTACTCCCGGTCGCGGGCGGGCAGCACCGGGGTCCCGGACTCGACATCGGCGTTCTGTGCCCGATGCCGCAGCCAGTGGTCCATCACCACCAGCGCCGCCATGGCCTCGGCGATGGGCACCGCACGGATACCGACACACGGATCGTGGCGCCCCTTGGTCACCACCGAGACCGGCTCGCCGTGCACGTCCACCGAGCGCCCCGGGATGAGCATGCTCGAGGTCGGCTTCAGCGCCGCCCGCACCACCAGATCCTGTCCGCTGGAGATCCCGCCGAGCACCCCGCCGGACTGGTTGCCGGCGAATCCCGCGGGGGTGAGCTCGTCGCGATGGGCGCTGCCCCGCTGCCCTGCCGCCGCCATGCCGGCGCCGACCTCCACCCCCTTGACGGCGTTGATGGACATCAGCGCCTTGGCCAGGTCGGCATCCAGACGGTCGAAGACCGGCTCGCCGAGCCCCGGCGGCACATGGCGGACCTCGACCTCGACGGCAGCGCCCACCGAATCGCCAGCCTTACGCACCTCTTGGATCAGGGCCTCGAGCTCCGGGATGCGCGCCGGGTCGGCGCAGAAGAAGTCGTTGTCATCCACCGCCGACCAGTCCTCGGCGCCGAGTTCGATCCCACCCATCTGGGCCAGCCGCCCGCGGATCTCGATACCGAGACGCTGGGCGAGGTAGCGGCGGGCGATGGCCCCGGCGGCCACCCGCACGGCGGTCTCCCGAGCCGAAGAACGGCCGCCGCCGCGGTAATCGCGAACCCCGTACTTCTGCTGATAGGTGTAGTCGGCGTGCCCAGGCCGGAACCGCTGGGCGATCTCGGAGTAATCCTTGGAACGCTGGTCGGTGTTCTCGATGAGCAGACCGATGGGGGTGCCGGTGGTCACCCCCTCGAAGACCCCGGAGAGGATCTGCACCTGATCGCTCTCGCGGCGCTGCGTGGTGTGCTTGGAGCGCCCGGGCCGACGCCGATCGAGCTCGACTTGCAGGTCGGCCTCGGTCAGGGCCAGCCCCGGCGGGCAGCCGTCCACCACGCCGCCCAGCGCGGGGCCGTGACTCTCACCAAAGGTGGTGACCGTAAACAGGGTGCCAAAGGTATTCCCAGACATAGGCCGTCGATTGTAGCACTGCAGATCCGTGGGCGGGCCTGGCCGGCGACTGGCCGGTGGGCGTATCCTGCACGCCATGCACGCACCCGCCCCCACCAACCTGATCACCGGTTTTCTGGGCGTCGGCAAGACCACGGCCATCCGGCATTTACTGTCCGAGGCCCGCCCGACCGATCAGCGCTGGGCCGTGCTCGTCAACGAGTTCGGCGACGTCGGCGTCGACGCCACCCGCCTCGAAGACGGCGCGGCGATCGAAGAACTCCCCGGCGGCTGCCTGTGCTGCACCCTCGGGGCGCCGTTCCGGATCGCCCTGGCCCGCCTGCTGCGCCGCAGCCGCCCGGCCCGCCTGCTCATCGAGCCGACCGGACTCGGCCACCCGGCCCGCATCCTCGACCTACTCCGTGAGTTCGAGCAGCAGGGCGCCATCACCCTGCGCGCCACGCTGACCCTGGTCGACCCGCGACAGCTCGACGACCCGCGGGTCGCCGGACACGACGCCTTCCGCGACCAAGCGCAGCTGGCCGATGTCCTGATCGCCCACAAGACGGACCTGTGCAGCGCCAGCGAGCGGGCCGCTTTCAACTCCTGGGCACACACCCTCTACCCGCCGAAGCAGCGCATCGAGGAGGCAGCCCACGGCCGTATCGATCCGGCCTGGCTGGATGAGCCGGCCGGCCGGGCCGGGACGCTGGACACCGGGGCACCAGCCCCCCACCGCGCGGCCGAGCACCACCACGGGGCCGGGCGCGCCGCGCCGGAGCCGGGTCAGCCCGTGCGGGCCGAACAGAGCGGCGGCGCCGTCCCGGCGTGCGGATGGATCTTCCACTCCGAGGATGTCTTCGATCGCCACGCCCTGCTCCAGGTGCTGGAGTCCCTGCGCGACTGTCAGCGCGTCAAGGGCGTCATGCGCACCGGCCGCGACTGGCTGCGCGTGGATGCCGATGGCGATGGCGTGCGGGCGGAGGCGACGGCCTGGCGGGGCGAGAGCCGGCTAGAGGTCATCGGCCCCGCCGCAGACACCAGCTGGGCGGGCACCGAACAGGCCCTGCTGGCCGCCTACCGGGGCACCGGCCACTGACCCCAACCCGGCGGACGACGTCCATCCACCGAGGGGCACCAGGGATTGGCGGGCTAAGCCAGGCGACTGTCCCCGTTACCCGCCCACTGCGGGTCTAGCGGACGCCGCGCACAACCCCTATCCTGTTGCGGGTACGCGACCGTGAACCAGGAATCAGGCGATGGCCGAGCGCCCACAGCGGGTACCCGCCAGCACCGAGCAGGAGTCCGCCCTGGTCCTCTTCTCCGGGGGACAAGATTCCACGGCCTGCCTGGCCTGGGCACTGGAGTATTTCAGCCGGGTCGAGACCGTGGGCTTCGCCTACGGCCAGCGTCATGATGTGGAGCTATCGGCCCGCGAGGAGGTCCTCGACGGATTGCGCGCCCTCCGCCCCGACTGGGCGGCGCGCCTGGGCAGCGACCGTGTGCTGGATGCCGGCGTGCTGGGCGAGATCAGCGATACCGCACTGACTCAAGATGCCGAAATCGCCTACGACGCGCGCGGCCTGCCCACCACCTTCGTCCCCGGCCGCAACCTGCTCTTCTTCACGCTGGCAGCAGCCGTGGCCCACCGGCGCGGCATCCGCCATCTGGTTGCTGGCGTCTGCGAGACCGACTTCTCCGGCTACCCCGACTGCCGCGACGACACCGTCAAGTCCCTGCAGGTCACCCTCAACCTGGGCATGGCCGAGCGGCTGGTGCTGCACACCCCATTGATGTGGCTGGATAAGGCCCAGACCTGGATGCTGGCCGAACAACTTGGCGGAAGCGCACTGGTGGATTTGACCGTCGAGGCGAGCCATACGTGTTATTACGGCATGCGGGAGCAGCGCCACGAATGGGGCTACGGCTGCGGCGAGTGCCCGGCCTGCCGGCTGCGCGCCGAAGGCTGGCACCGTTTCCGACACGGCAGCGGCGCACAGTAACCCCTTGCCGCGCCCGCGAGGTTGAGCCGTATCCAAACCACAACCGAGGGAGAAGACCGATGCGCATCGCTGTAGTCGGGGCCGGCGTCGTCGGAACCTCCGTGGCCTGGGAGCTGACCGCCCGTGGCCACCAGACCGTGCTGATCGAGCGCTGCAATGAGGTCGCACAGGAGACCAGCTTTGCCAATGGCGCCCAGCTCCACGCCGGCCACGCCGCCCCGTGGAACCCGCCAGGCGTGCTCCGCGACGCCATCGGCTGGCTCGGGAAATCCGACTCGCCCCTGCGCATCAACCCCCTGCGGGTGCTGCGCAACCCCAGCTGGTCACTGCGTTTCCTGGCCAACGCCACCGCGCGGCGCTACCGGCGTCACGCTGACGCCAACGCGGCGCTGGCCCTCTACGGCGTACAGCAGGCACGCGCCTGGCGCGATGCCCTCGGACTCACCTTCGATGCCCGCGACAGCGGCATCCTGAAGCTCTTCGACGACCCCGACGCCCTGGAGCACGGACGCGCCGAAGCGACCGCCGTGGAGGCTCTGGGCATCCGCCACCGGGTTCTGAGTATCGACGAGACGCTCGCCCGCGAACCGGCTCTGAGCGATGCCGCAGATCAACTGGCCGGTGCCATCGAGTTCCCCGACGACGGCTGTGGCGACCCACTGCAGTTCACCGCAGCCCTCGCCGAGCGGCTGACCGCCGAGGGCGCCGAGCTCTGGCTGGGCACTACGGCACGTCGACTGCTGGGCGGCCCTGCCGGGGTGGAGGGCGTCGAGACCAGCCGCGGGGTCGTGGACGTCGATGCCGTGGTCGTCGCAGCGGGCAGCTATAGCCCGGCCCTGACCCGCGCGTTCGGCGTGCGCCTGCCCATTGAACCGGTCAAGGGCTACTCGGTCAGCATCCCGCTGAAGGGGGTCAAGGGCGCCCCGGAGATGCCCATCATCGACGACACCCGCAAGGTGGTGCTCACCCGGCTGGGTGACCAGCTGCGCATCGCCGGCAAGGCGGAGATCACCGGCTTCGACCTGAACCTGGACGAGCGGCGCTGGCAGGTCGTCCGCAAGCAGGGGCTGAGCCGCTTCCCGCACCTGGCCGAGCAACTGGCGGACGCCCCGAGCCACCCCTGGGCCGGCCTGCGCCCGATGACCTGCGACGGCCTGCCGATCCTCGGCCCAACACCGGTCTCCGGCCTCCATCTCGCCACCGGCGTGGGCCACCTGGGCTGGACGTTCGCCGCCGGCAGCGCACGCCTGGTTGCCGACCAGCTGGAGGAACGCACCTGCGATCTGGACCCCACTCCTTACCAACTGCGGAGACCCCGATAACCTGGGAGAGCACGAGCACCCCTTGTTATACAAGGATTGTACATATACGCTGACCAGTCAGTGGTGAGTCGGGCTCACCACGCGGTGGCAAGCAGAGGAGCATCACCATGGAACACGTTGGTTTCGGCAGCGACGACATCGAAAACACCCTGGCCAAGATGGACGACAGTCAGCTGGACAACCTGGCCTTCGGCGCCATCCAGCTCGACGGTGACGGCACCATCCTTCAGTACAACGCCGCCGAGGGCGACATCACCGGCCGGAACCCGAAGGAGGTGATCGGCAAGAACTTCTTCAAGGACGTGGCCCCGTGCACGGATAGCCCGGAGTTCTCCGGCAAGTTCAAGGAGGGCGTGGCCTCCGGCAACCTCAACACCATGTTCGAGTACACCTTCGACTACCAGATGACCCCGACCAAGGTGAAGGTGCACATGAAGAAGGCCCTCTCCGGGGACAGCTACTGGGTCTTCGTCAAGCGCGTCTAGACCCGGGCCCAGCTCCCCGCACGCACCGTGTGCGGGGAGCCGCAGAAGGATCGACCGATGCAAGGGCTGAATGCCGATGAGGTGCTGCGCCTGCTGCGCAGCCTGATTCCCGGCGAACTGGCCGAGGGGCGCGGTCACCGCAATGACCCGCCCGAGGGAACGGACATCTGCGCGGACACCCGGCTGGACCACACCCCCATCCGCGCCGATTCGCTGGATCGGCTCCATCTGGCCAGCGCCCTGAATCGCCTCTTCTGCCTCCACGAGACCGGGGTGGAGGACCGCCTCTTGACGGTGCGCCGCATCGGCGATATCGCTGAACTGATCGCCGAGGGCAGCCAGCACACCAGCGGCCTGAGCTTCTCCACCTCCGGCAGCACGGGCACCCCGCAATCCCACCATCACAGCTGGTCGGCCCTGACCCAGGAAGCCGAGGCCCTGGCCGCGGCCCTCGGCCACCACCGACGCGTGATCGCCTGGTTGCCGCTCCACCACCTGTATGGGTTCGTCTTCGGCGTC encodes the following:
- a CDS encoding MFS transporter; the protein is MSGGTPGGAQPALPYWRLSGFYLFFFAALGALMPYWGPYLRAEGFSSAEIGQLLAILHATKIIAPNVWGVLADRLNRRMAVVRAASVVALLAFSAILLAETFGAVALVMALFGFFWNAALPQYEANTFNHLRGQEHRYSRIRLWGSVGFILSVMGIGEMLDRAGFDALPYVVLLIFGGLAVSSLIAPEAGRATHRADGDGFWETLRRPAVIGFFLACFLNQMGHGPFYGFFSIYLEDHGYSGGLIGALWAWGVVAEIAIFLVMHRLLPRFGARTLLTLALALGGLRWLMVAAWVDSAWLVALSQTFHAASFGIYHAVAIDVVNRFFTGAAQGRGQALYSSLTFGAGVALGSLLSGMAWDLFGGQTFLAASAVAFLAAILAAWSLRGQRA
- the pyp gene encoding photoactive yellow protein; the protein is MEHVGFGSDDIENTLAKMDDSQLDNLAFGAIQLDGDGTILQYNAAEGDITGRNPKEVIGKNFFKDVAPCTDSPEFSGKFKEGVASGNLNTMFEYTFDYQMTPTKVKVHMKKALSGDSYWVFVKRV
- the queC gene encoding 7-cyano-7-deazaguanine synthase QueC, whose protein sequence is MAERPQRVPASTEQESALVLFSGGQDSTACLAWALEYFSRVETVGFAYGQRHDVELSAREEVLDGLRALRPDWAARLGSDRVLDAGVLGEISDTALTQDAEIAYDARGLPTTFVPGRNLLFFTLAAAVAHRRGIRHLVAGVCETDFSGYPDCRDDTVKSLQVTLNLGMAERLVLHTPLMWLDKAQTWMLAEQLGGSALVDLTVEASHTCYYGMREQRHEWGYGCGECPACRLRAEGWHRFRHGSGAQ
- the leuB gene encoding 3-isopropylmalate dehydrogenase, which produces MAQKILLLPGDGIGPEITAEARRVLEALNKRYGVGCEMETAPIGGAGYDAAGQPLPDETLRLAREADAVLLGAVGGPQYDALPRDVRPERGLLAIRSELGLFGNLRPAILYPQLAGASALREDVVAGLDILIVRELTGGIYFGQPRGIRTLDSGERQGFNTEVYSESEIERIARLAFAAAEQRQGRVCSVDKANVLESSELWREVVERVAADYPGVELSHMYVDNAAMQLVRAPKQFDVVVTGNLFGDILSDCAAQLTGSIGMLPSASLDEHGKGLYEPVHGSAPDIAGQDKANPLATILSVAMMLRYSLGAGEAADRVEAAVGAVLEEGLRTPDLQGGNRPVGTREMGEAVAGRL
- a CDS encoding D-amino acid dehydrogenase, with protein sequence MRIAVVGAGVVGTSVAWELTARGHQTVLIERCNEVAQETSFANGAQLHAGHAAPWNPPGVLRDAIGWLGKSDSPLRINPLRVLRNPSWSLRFLANATARRYRRHADANAALALYGVQQARAWRDALGLTFDARDSGILKLFDDPDALEHGRAEATAVEALGIRHRVLSIDETLAREPALSDAADQLAGAIEFPDDGCGDPLQFTAALAERLTAEGAELWLGTTARRLLGGPAGVEGVETSRGVVDVDAVVVAAGSYSPALTRAFGVRLPIEPVKGYSVSIPLKGVKGAPEMPIIDDTRKVVLTRLGDQLRIAGKAEITGFDLNLDERRWQVVRKQGLSRFPHLAEQLADAPSHPWAGLRPMTCDGLPILGPTPVSGLHLATGVGHLGWTFAAGSARLVADQLEERTCDLDPTPYQLRRPR
- the aroC gene encoding chorismate synthase codes for the protein MSGNTFGTLFTVTTFGESHGPALGGVVDGCPPGLALTEADLQVELDRRRPGRSKHTTQRRESDQVQILSGVFEGVTTGTPIGLLIENTDQRSKDYSEIAQRFRPGHADYTYQQKYGVRDYRGGGRSSARETAVRVAAGAIARRYLAQRLGIEIRGRLAQMGGIELGAEDWSAVDDNDFFCADPARIPELEALIQEVRKAGDSVGAAVEVEVRHVPPGLGEPVFDRLDADLAKALMSINAVKGVEVGAGMAAAGQRGSAHRDELTPAGFAGNQSGGVLGGISSGQDLVVRAALKPTSSMLIPGRSVDVHGEPVSVVTKGRHDPCVGIRAVPIAEAMAALVVMDHWLRHRAQNADVESGTPVLPARDRE
- the leuD gene encoding 3-isopropylmalate dehydratase small subunit, which encodes MEPFTRHTGLVAPLDRSNVDTDAIIPKQFLKSVKRTGFGPYLFDEWRYLDRGEPGMDCTNRPRNEDFVLNQPRYQGASVLLARDNFGCGSSREHAPWALKDYGFRAIVAPSFADIFYSNCFKNGLLPVVLGEEVVEQLFQAVYATEGYQLTIDLFEQQVVTPGGERFGFDVDPFRKRMLLEGLDEIGVTLEEQSEAIQAYEQRRLQEAPWLFLER
- the leuC gene encoding 3-isopropylmalate dehydratase large subunit gives rise to the protein MTGKTLYDKLWDSHVVTEYDDGSALLYIDRQLLHEVTSPQAFEGLRLAGRQPWRVASNLAVTDHNVPTTDRSQPVEDPVSRVQIETLDRNCKDFQVIEFGIRDPRQGIVHVVGPEQGTTLPGMTLVCGDSHTSTHGALGALAFGVGTSEVEHVLATQTLVQKKARTMLIRIDGQLGRGVTAKDIILAIIGRIGTAGGTGYALEYGGEAIRSLSMEGRMTICNMSIEAGARTGMVAVDDTTIEYVRGRPNAPEGALWDQAVASWRHLVSDEDAAFDRVVELHADEIEPQVTWGTSPEMVASVNRRVPDPAEESDAVRARAMGRALEYMGLEPGTPLTDIPMDKIFIGSCTNARIEDLREAAAVVHGRRVAENIRQALVVPGSGVVKQQAEGEGLDRVFLDAGFEWREPGCSMCLGMNPDRLEPGERCASTSNRNFEGRQGQGGRTHLASPAMVAAAAIHGHFVDIRE
- a CDS encoding CobW family GTP-binding protein yields the protein MHAPAPTNLITGFLGVGKTTAIRHLLSEARPTDQRWAVLVNEFGDVGVDATRLEDGAAIEELPGGCLCCTLGAPFRIALARLLRRSRPARLLIEPTGLGHPARILDLLREFEQQGAITLRATLTLVDPRQLDDPRVAGHDAFRDQAQLADVLIAHKTDLCSASERAAFNSWAHTLYPPKQRIEEAAHGRIDPAWLDEPAGRAGTLDTGAPAPHRAAEHHHGAGRAAPEPGQPVRAEQSGGAVPACGWIFHSEDVFDRHALLQVLESLRDCQRVKGVMRTGRDWLRVDADGDGVRAEATAWRGESRLEVIGPAADTSWAGTEQALLAAYRGTGH